In Rhodobacteraceae bacterium LMO-JJ12, a single window of DNA contains:
- a CDS encoding haloacid dehalogenase type II has translation MTIRALIFDVFGTCVDWRTSIAREVAAALPGVDARAFADAWRAEYDPAMARVRDGGRGYVALDDLHRENLARVCARFNVTPQDPETLNSAWEKLDPWPDVVPGLQRLRKSCILAPCSNGSIALMTRLARYARLPWDCILGAEIARDYKPKPTVYLASCAALRLSPDEVMMVAAHNGDLHVARTAGLATGFVPRPTEYGPSQTADLEPEEAWNVIAEDFNDLARQLT, from the coding sequence ATGACAATCCGCGCGCTGATCTTCGATGTCTTCGGCACCTGCGTCGACTGGCGCACCTCAATCGCGCGCGAAGTGGCGGCGGCCTTGCCCGGTGTCGATGCGCGCGCCTTCGCCGACGCCTGGCGGGCCGAGTATGATCCGGCCATGGCGCGCGTGCGCGATGGTGGCCGTGGCTATGTCGCGCTTGATGATCTGCACCGCGAAAATCTCGCCCGCGTCTGCGCTCGCTTCAACGTGACACCGCAAGATCCCGAAACCCTCAATTCCGCCTGGGAAAAGCTTGATCCCTGGCCCGATGTGGTGCCCGGCCTGCAAAGATTGCGCAAATCCTGCATCCTCGCGCCCTGCTCCAACGGCTCAATCGCGCTGATGACACGCCTCGCGCGCTATGCCCGCCTGCCCTGGGACTGCATCCTCGGTGCCGAGATTGCGCGCGATTACAAACCCAAACCCACGGTGTATCTCGCATCTTGCGCGGCCCTGCGCCTGTCGCCGGACGAGGTGATGATGGTCGCCGCCCATAATGGCGATTTGCACGTCGCCCGCACGGCGGGCCTCGCCACCGGCTTCGTGCCGCGCCCGACCGAATACGGGCCCTCACAAACCGCCGACCTCGAACCAGAGGAAGCATGGAACGTGATTGCCGAAGATTTCAACGATCTTGCCAGACAGCTCACCTAA
- a CDS encoding VOC family protein, translating to MIGYVNLGTNDLPRAESFYNALLGEMGARQMFKNDRMIGWGFGKGKPLLTINLPYDKGEAAPGNGTMVALMVESPEEVDRLYAKAIELGAKSEGEAGPRGDSFYGGYFRDLDGNKLNVYLFRT from the coding sequence ATGATCGGATACGTCAACCTCGGCACCAACGATCTGCCCCGCGCCGAAAGCTTCTACAACGCCCTTCTAGGTGAAATGGGCGCCCGCCAGATGTTCAAGAACGACCGCATGATCGGCTGGGGCTTTGGCAAGGGAAAGCCCCTGCTGACCATCAACCTGCCCTACGACAAGGGCGAAGCGGCGCCGGGCAATGGCACCATGGTGGCCCTCATGGTCGAGTCCCCTGAAGAGGTTGACCGCCTTTACGCCAAAGCCATCGAGCTTGGCGCCAAGTCCGAAGGCGAAGCCGGGCCGCGCGGTGACAGCTTCTATGGCGGATATTTCCGCGACCTCGACGGTAACAAGCTGAATGTCTACCTGTTTCGAACCTGA
- a CDS encoding GNAT family N-acetyltransferase — MANITIRPPASRAEHAALRALCRDYRASLVDAAIDRPDAVENAYKSDEYEALLKTLPTLHAAPNGALFLGFVDDTPMACGMIHQIAPGTAEIKRVYTAPAARGLGLGRHIVETALDHARTNGARRMVLDTIRPLVAAQKLYETLGFRPIDPFYPIDPGLADYFLFYGRDL; from the coding sequence ATGGCCAATATCACCATACGCCCGCCTGCAAGCCGCGCCGAACACGCGGCCCTGCGCGCCCTTTGCCGCGATTATCGCGCCAGTCTGGTCGACGCTGCAATAGATCGGCCAGACGCCGTTGAAAATGCCTATAAATCAGATGAATACGAGGCACTTCTCAAAACCCTTCCAACGCTTCACGCCGCCCCAAACGGCGCGCTCTTTCTCGGCTTTGTCGATGACACCCCAATGGCCTGTGGCATGATCCACCAAATCGCACCGGGCACCGCCGAAATCAAACGCGTCTATACCGCGCCTGCGGCCCGTGGTCTGGGCTTGGGCCGTCACATCGTTGAAACCGCGCTCGACCATGCCCGCACAAACGGCGCACGCCGTATGGTACTCGATACAATACGTCCACTGGTCGCTGCCCAAAAGCTATATGAGACGCTCGGCTTCCGCCCCATCGACCCGTTTTATCCAATTGATCCGGGTTTGGCTGACTACTTCTTGTTTTACGGTCGCGACCTATGA